One window from the genome of Tolypothrix sp. NIES-4075 encodes:
- the thiD gene encoding bifunctional hydroxymethylpyrimidine kinase/phosphomethylpyrimidine kinase: protein MNTQTTSKTPVALTIAGSDSGGGAGIQADLRTFAFHCVHGTCAITCVTAQNTLGVARVDAMPKEAVIAQIRAVVEDIGVQAAKTGMLLNQEIIAAVAQEVETLQIDNLVVDPVMVSRTGAQLISDDAVHILRNLLIPKAIIVTPNRYEAQILTNLEINSLDDMKATAQMIHRELRAKAVLVKGGGMQENLRGVDIYFDGQNLETLSTLQVHTKNTHGTGCTLSAAIAANLAMGKDLFTAVQQAKNYLTTALSHALDIGKGQGPVGHFFPLLKN from the coding sequence ATGAACACCCAAACAACATCCAAAACACCTGTTGCATTAACCATCGCTGGTTCAGATAGCGGTGGAGGTGCAGGAATTCAAGCTGATTTACGCACCTTTGCTTTTCACTGCGTCCACGGTACGTGCGCTATTACCTGCGTCACAGCACAGAATACTCTAGGAGTAGCGCGGGTTGATGCAATGCCAAAAGAAGCTGTTATCGCCCAAATTCGCGCCGTAGTTGAAGATATTGGCGTGCAAGCAGCGAAAACGGGAATGTTACTCAACCAGGAAATTATCGCTGCTGTTGCCCAAGAAGTAGAAACTTTACAAATCGATAACTTAGTAGTCGATCCTGTAATGGTATCACGCACCGGGGCGCAATTGATTTCTGATGATGCCGTGCATATTCTGCGTAATCTCCTCATTCCCAAAGCGATAATTGTCACGCCAAATCGGTATGAAGCACAGATTTTAACTAACTTAGAGATTAATTCCTTGGATGACATGAAAGCAACAGCGCAAATGATTCACCGCGAATTGAGGGCGAAAGCTGTTTTAGTTAAGGGTGGAGGAATGCAGGAGAATTTGCGAGGGGTTGATATCTACTTTGATGGGCAAAATCTGGAAACTTTATCAACTTTACAGGTACATACAAAAAATACCCACGGTACTGGTTGTACTCTATCGGCGGCGATCGCTGCTAATCTAGCAATGGGAAAAGACTTGTTCACAGCAGTGCAACAAGCAAAAAATTACCTTACTACTGCACTATCTCACGCTTTAGATATAGGCAAAGGGCAAGGTCCTGTAGGACATTTTTTCCCATTGTTAAAAAATTAA